From Haloarcula rubripromontorii:
GAGGCCAAGCGTCAGTTGGACCGCAAATCCGATCAACAGCAGGACGGCGACGAGCAGCCCCAGCGAGCGAAGCTGCGTGAACCCGAGGAGAAGCGGCGCAGCAAGGCCGAACGACCACAGCACAACCGGTCGCCGCCTGCCATCGAAGACCCGATCCGATATGAGTCCGCCGCTGATTCGGGAAAGCACCCCCACAGCGGGGAACACGGCAACGACAAGCCCACTCACGGCCAGAGAGAAGTTCAGCTCTTGCGTGAGATACGACGAGCCCCAGCTGTTCACGAACAGGTAAAGCGCGTACCCGAGGAAGCCGAGGGCACCGACGAGCCAGACACTCGGGCTCTGCAACACTGCCCCGAATTCTCGCAGAGAGGGGGCATCACCCCGACTCTCGCCGTGCCCGCGACTCGCTGGCCAGAAGACGGCCAGACCCGCGATTGCGGGGGCGATAAAGGCCAGAAAGACAGTCGACCAGCCGAACCGCTGGGCGATGAGCGGCCCAGTTCCCTGTCCGAGTGCGAAGCCGACCGGCCCGCTGGCGGTGAAGATGCCGACTGCTGTCGCGCGGTGAGAGCCTTCGACAGCCCGGCTCACCATGTCGATTCCGGCGTTCCAGACGACGACGTAGGCGGCTCCGCCCAGTGCACGGGATGCGAGGATTGCCTCGTACTGGCCCCGCCGGCCGGCGCGCCATCCCCACAACCCGGCGATGACCAGCATGCCAACCGCAATGGCCATCGCGGTTCTCGAATCGGTCCGATCCAGTACAGCACCGGCAGGAAGGCTGACGACGACAGCGGTTCCGAACATGACCCCGACGAGGAGTCCAGCGGCTGTCGGCCCGACCCGCAGTGATTCCTGGATTAGTGGTGTGACACTTGCAGGGACGATCTCGTATGCGGCCAATCCCATCGAAATCAGGCTCGCGCCCGCTACGAGCCACCACGTCGAGTTGGCTGTTCGGACGGCGGTCTCAGCAGTGGGGTCCGACATATCGGAATCAGTAGCCTGTGGTGTCATGCTGACGGCAGAGCACGTTTGATCATCGCGGTGTAGTAACGGTAACGGAACTGGCAGTGAAAAACTCAAGGTAATTCGAATAGCGAACAGTTGGCAGGCGATTCTCGGACGACACGGAAAGGCCGCATACCGCCAGCGTACACACACGATGGCAAATGTATACACACAGTACTAGGGCATAGAACTAGAAGACGTAATTTTGGGCTAATAGGATTATACTTACGTTTCCTCGGTTTTGACGGCTTTTGTATCGGATTAAGTTCGCAAAGACGGTACATCCGGCCACGTTCCGATTAGTTTTGGAGTGTAGTCGAGAAATTGAACAAATATAACCTCCATTGGGCAGTATTTAGCAATAAAAGTCCCCACCGAACCGGCAACGCTTCCAGTATTTATTCGTAGCACTGAACGCAACAGTGTGTGTTCCGGGCTATCCGTCTATCGTACTGTACTCGTAGTATTGACTTCGAACTTCGATCTCGTTTTTCGTATATCGGAGTATTTCCAGCAGGTTTGCCATATATCCGGAAGTGAATCTATCTCTGGGTCCAGTGATACCGAGGGATACCATAACATCCTGTTCATCGTTGAATATTGGTACAGCGACACCCCGAACACCTCGGAGATGCTCCTCGTCGTCTATCGCATAGCCCTGGTCGCGAATTCGCTCAAGCGCCGCTTCAAGATCTGACCGGGATGATAACGTGTTGTCAGTCCCCCTCGGAAGCCCATGTTCGGCAACGATTTGGTTTCGTTTGTCCACCGGCAGATGCGCCAGAATGGCTTTGCCCAGCGATGTCCAGTGCATCTCTGTGTGGTTGCCGATGGGGATTTCGTCGCCCGCAGCCTTTCCGCCTGAACTCCTGTAGAGGATGACCCGCTGGCCATTCTCCTCGATGCCGGCACCAGCAATCTCGCCGGTTTCTCTGCTGAGTTCTTCGACTTTATTACGGAGTAGTCGGCCGATATCCAGCCGCTGCCGAACACTGCCACCGACCTCCAAAAACCGGAACGACCGACGGTACTGCCCGGACTCCTTAACAACGTAATCACGTTGAACTAATGTGTTGAGATGAATGAAGACAGTACTCGTAGGGATATCGAGGTGAGACGCAAGATCGGAGAGACCGACGGGTTCAAGTTTTCCGAGAGCAGCGAGGATGTCCAGCGTCGTCTCAACTGCGCTGATCGTTTTATTGTTCTGTGAAGGCATAGATACGCTTTTTTCTGCAGAATAAAATAGGTTCCGCCGAGCGGCAAAAAATTTCCAACAGTGTTGGAAACTGGCATTACACCATGAGTTGACCAATTCTAACAAGGGTACGGCTGTTATTTTCTGGAATCTGTACCATTGCGAAGAATGAGAACATACCACACGATCACAACAGCTGTGATACCCAGCACCTGATTTCGAAGAGACAGGGCCTCTAGCGCTGGTTTATCACACCAGCCTGCTCCTGGCGAGCGCAACATGTATCTTTCAATCTCATTGAAAGAGAGTGGAAGCGCTCCGAGACCCCATTTGCTCCGGAGTAGTAGCCCTCAGCTCCGTCTTCTGTGTCACGGTACGAGGTTGGACTACCGAGTGTCCCGTTTCAGCGTGGCGTAAAACAGGTCGCTCCGCAGTCGTACCGGATAGTACTCCACAGTTCTCGCCGGATTTCAATGTGATTGGGCTGTCGACACTACCAACATTTATTAATGATGATTGCGATGCTTCTGTTACTCGGTATGAGCGAAGTTACACTATCAAACGTCAGCAAGGTATACGACGACGACGTCCTTGCAGTTGAGGATCTTTCTCTGGCCGTCGAGGACGGGGAGTTTGTCGTCGTTGTCGGGCCGTCCGGGTGTGGGAAGTCGACCACGCTTCGGATGATTGCGGGGCTCGAAACGGTCACCGATGGTGAGATTGCTATCGGCGGGGACGTAGTCAACGACGTTCGTCCACAGGACCGGAACATTGCGATGGTGTTCCAGAGTTACGCGCTGTATCCGCACATGTCCGTGCGTGAGAACATGTCCTTCGGGCTACGACTATCAGGTGAGTACGATGATCAGATCGAGCAGCGCGTGACCGAGGCCGCCGAGCTGCTGGAGATCTCGGACCTCATGGACGACCTCCCGAAGCAACTCTCGGGTGGCCAGCAACAACGTGTCGCGCTTGGGCGGGCTATCGTCCGGGACCCGGATGTGTTTCTGATGGACGAACCGCTGTCGAATCTCGACGCGAAGCTTCGGACCCAGATGCGAACGGAGATCCAGCGAATCCAGGAAGAGCTGGACGTGACAACGATTTACGTCACGCACGATCAGACGGAAGCGATGACGATGGCCGACCGGATCGTGATTCTCAATCAGGGCGAACTCCAGCAGGTTGCGCCGCCGGAACGCTGCTACGATACGCCCAACAACAAATTCGTCGCAGGGTTTATTGGCTCACCATCGATGAACTTCTTCGAAGTGAGTGTGACCAACAGCGGCGGGCGCGCGACGGTCCACTCAGGGGCTGTCGAGTTCACGCTCGACGTCGACATTCCCGATGGGGAGTACACGCTGGGCGTCCGCCCCGAAGATTTCGTCGCCGAGGACGCTGGCGCGTACATCGATACAGTTGTCGACGTCGTAGAACCCATGGGATCTGACAATTTCCTCTATCTGGATACTGCAGGCGGGTCGAAAGAAGTCGTAGCACGCGTCGATAGCGAATACCGCCCAGAACGTGGCGACGAAATCGCGTTAGGGTTTCATACAGAGGATATGCATCTGTTCGATTCCGATGGCGAACGAGTGGAACTGAATCAGCTTCAGCGGACAGAATCAGTCTAATGTTGTACGATACTATCGGCCGGAAAGAGAGCGAATGGGCCGGGATGACTGCGAATCAGATCCGTGGAGTCGGCGAACAGCCGGGGTCTGTCCTCGTTATTCCCGTCGGAAGCGTCGAACAGCACGGGAATCACCTCCCGGTCGTCACCGACACACTTCTGGTCGAGGCGATGGTCGACACTGCTATCGAGCGTCTGGACGACGTTCCCCTCGTCGTGACACCGCCGGTCTGGAGCGGGTTCTCGCCACATCATCTGTCCTTCGGGGGCACTCTGTCACTGGAATTCGCACACTTGCGGGCAACACTTGAGGATATCGCGCATGCTGGCATCCAGAACGGATTCGATGCGGTGCTGTTCGTAAACGGTCATGGGGGGAACAGTTCGCTTATCGATGCCGTCGTGAGTACCGTGGGCGTCGATACTGATGCGGAAGTACTCGGGACGACGTACTTCCAGCTGGCGGCAGAGCGAATCGAGGAACTTCGGACGACCGAGACGGGGGGAATGGCCCACGGCGGTGAGTTCGAGACGTCTCTCATGCTTGCGCTCCGCCCAGACCTCGTGGGCGACCCGGAGGTCCGCGACGGCAAACCATTGGACGAACACTACAGATGGGGCGGACAGGACTTGCTCGACGGGGGCAACGTCGCCGTCTATCGGCCATTCGACGAGTATTCCACGTCCGGAGCCATCGGGACGCCGAAACAGGCGAGCGCGGAAACAGGCGAACGAATCCGCTCAGTTATTGGTGAGGAACTCGCGGCCCTTATGACAGCGATTCACGAACACAATGCGTAACCAATGATCGACACAACACAAAGAATTATGTTCATGGAAATAGGTGATATTAACGATGCAGCCCGATAACAACGACAGGTCTGTCGCGGACAGTATCGACCGTCGACAACTCCTTCAAGCACTCGGCGCAGGCGGCGCTATCGCCATCGCGGGGTGTAGCGGCGACAGTGGGAGCGGCGGCGACGGTGGTGATGGTGACAGTGGAAGCGGTGGTGACGGCAGCGGCGGCAGTACGCAGAGCGTGCAGTTCCTGACGATGGGCGTCGGGGACAACATCAAGCAGTTCTTCGAGGAAAACAACACGGCCTTCGAAGACGAGCATGACGTCGACGTAGAGTTCACTAGCGTCACATGGGACAACGCCCGGCAAACCGTGAACAACCGTGTCGACGGCGGGGAAGCGCCCGATGTCAGTCGATGGCCGGCGCGCTGGATCCCCCAGCTCGTGGGCAAAGACGCGCTAGAGCCCCTCGATGACATGATGGACGGGGAGTTCGGTGAGCAGTTCTACGACGGCGTGGCCGAAGGGACGATGTACAACGGCTCCCACTACGGCGTGCCGTGGGCCGCCTCGAACAAGTGCCTCTACTACAACAAGGACGTCTTCGAGACGGCGGGGCTCGACCCCGAAGACCCGTCGCTCGATTCGTGGCAGGACATGGTGGATGCCGCAACACAGATCCGCGACAGTGACGCGAGCGTCCCAGCACTGGGGCTTGCGGGGGCGGACGCAATCGAAACTGGGTCGCAGTACTACCACTACCACTGGTCACATGGCGCCGACCTCGTGAACGACGAAGGAATGCCAGTCGTGAACTCCAGTGGCGCTGTCGACGCCCTCTCGTTGTACACCGACCTCCACCTCGAACACGGGGTCACCCAGTCGTCACCGCTTTCCTCGACCCGGCAGGACATCCGGCAACTGTTCGAGAACGGGGACCTCGGCATGGTCATCGGGCACGTGTACACGGGACTCAACATCACCGCCGCGAAAGAAAACGGTGATGTCGACTTCGACTACGGTATCGTGCAGGTGCCACGTGGCCCAGCGGGCCGGTACAGCCTGTTCACCATCGACACGCTCGCTGTTCTGAGTCAGAGCGAACACAAGGACCTCGCACGGGACCTGATTCGGTTCTACTTCGACGAGGAGCGGCGGTTCCAGTACTCGAAGCAGAAAGGGTTCCTCCCTGTCGTCGAAGCCGTCGGCGAGCGCTCGTACTTCTCAGAGTCGAAGAACTGGGGACCGTTCGTCGAGGCGGGGCAGTACGCCCGCGCTCGACCGAAGCTCGGTAACTTCAGCGAGTTTAACGATCGGATGGTCCAGGCGATTCAGGAAGCACTGGCGGACCGGAAGTCACCGCAGAAGGCGCTCAACGATGCCCAGAGTGATCTCGAAGATGCTATGGAGTGACAGACAGGGATGAGTCTGGCAGAGGAATACACCGAGGCGTCCGAAGACTCACGTCTCGAACAAGGGTTAGCGTACGTCCAGCGCAACAGCCGCGCGTACCTCCTCATCGCTCCCGCAGCGGTGTTCCTGCTAGCCGTCGTGGGGTACCCGATTATCGAGACGTTCCGGCTATCGCTGTACCAGTCACCCGCTGACTCGAACATTGAGACGTTCGTCGGGCTCCAGCACTACGTCGAAATATTCAACAGCGACATCTTCTACCGCCTGCTCTGGCAGACCGGCCGCTGGGTCGTCGTCGGCGTCGCAGGCAAGACACTGCTGGGACTGCTTATCGCCGTTCACCTCAAGGGCGACATTCGCGGTCGGAAGTTCTTCCGCACGGCGTTTCTCATCCCGTGGGGGATTCCGTATGCGATCTCTGCTGTAGTGTTCCGGTGGATAGAACACCCGCAGTTCGGCTACCTCAACGCAATCTTGCTGAAACTCGGCGTCATCGAACAGGGTATCGGTATCCTCGGTAACCCGAGCATCGCGTGGCTCGGCGTCGTCGTGGCCGACATCTGGATCGGAACACCGTTCATGGCGATTATCTTCCTCGCGGGCCTGCAGTCGATACCGCAGGAACTGTACGAGGCAGCCGCCATCGACGGAGCCGAGAAGTGGCATCAGTTCCGGTACATCACGCTTCCACAGCTGAAAAGCGTCGTCCTGATTGCCACGTTGCTGTCGACGATCTGGACGTTCGTCAGCTTCGACGTTATCTGGACGATGACCGGCGGCGGGCCGATCAGTTCGACGGCGACGCTCGTCATCCACATCTATCAGGTGGGCCTCCAGAACGGGAACCTCGGTCGCGGAGCCGCCTACAGTGTCATCGGGTTCCTGTTCCTGTTCGTCTTCGCCATCATCTACCTGCGCATCTACACGCGCGGAGGTGACGAGCTATGACGATGGCAGGCCACGATCGAAGCAGTCTCCGCAAAGTCCGCCTCTACGGCGTGTTGATCGGACTGCTGGGACTTATGATGTTGCCGTTCTACGCGATGTTCTCGAGTACGCTCAAGCCGGAGTCAGAGATATTCGCTGCACCAGCGACGCTGGTCCCCAGCGACCCAAGCATCCAGGCCTATCTGCAGGTCTGGACACAGACCGACGTGCTGCTCTGGGTCGGGAATAGCTTCATCATCTCAGTGGGGACGGTCGTGCTGACGCTTCTGCTGGCGATCCCGGCCGCGTATTCGTGCGCCCGGAACGATTTCATAGGGAAGCGGACCTTCCTCCTCTCCGTGCTGGTCGTCCAGATGTTCGCACCGGTCGTGTTGATCGTCGGCCTCTTCGACGTGATCTCCCAGATGGGGCTGTTCAACACCTATCTCGCTGTGATAGTGCCAGCAGCGGCGTTCACGCTGCCGTTCAACGTCTGGATGCTCTACGGGTATTTCAAAACGATCCCCGTCGCACTCGAAGAGTCAGCACGTATCGACGGCGCGAGCCAACTGCAAATCCTGACGAAGATCGTACTCCCGCTCACGAAGCCGGCGCTGGTCGCCAGTGTCACCTACACCTTCCTCTATGCGTGGAATCGGCTACTGTTCGTGCTCACCTTCCTCACTGATAGTGCGAAGTACAACATCCCGCGGGGGGTCTTCTCGATGGTCGGCGCGCTGCAGACCGACTGGCGGATGATGCTCACTGTGTCTGTGATCGGTATTATCCCACTCTTGATTCTGTTCGCCTTCCTCGAGGAGTATATCGTCGCAGGGATGACGGCTGGCGCGGTCAAGGAGTAACCGCCTCTACTTTTATTACCGCCGCGATAGTTGTCCGCGTATGGAATTTGCGATGTGGGCGTACCCGTGGGACCTGCTCGACGAAGGGCCGGCTAGAGTGGAAACGCGATTGCGTGACATCGGCATCGACGAGCTGAATCTCGCGACGAACTATCACACGGTGCAGGCGTTCGCGCCGCACAATCCGGAGCGGCGGACGCTGTTTGCCCGCGCGAGTTCGTATTTCGAGCCCGGCCCGGAGTACGGGGACCTCGAACCGGTTCCGTACGAGGGGATGGACGCGGACTGGGTTGCGGACATCGCCGCCGGCTTATCCGAGGTGACACTCAATTCCTGGACAGTCGGCTGTCACAACTCTCGGCTCGGAATGGCCAACCCCGAGTACACGCTGGAGTCTGCACACGGTGACGACCTGATCTTCGGCCTGTGTCCGTCCCAGTCCGCGGTCCAGACGTATCTCTCGGCACTGGTCTCGGATCTGGCATCCCGCGAGGAGTTTGCCCGTATCGAACTGGAGACGTTTGATTACTTCTACGGAACGGGCTTCGGCTGGCATCACCAGAAGATCCACGCGCAGTTGGGCACACTCGGCGAGTTCTTGCTTGGGTTGTGTTTCTGTCCACAGTGTCAGGAGAATGCGACGGCCGAAGGCGTCGATACCGAACGGGCGCGCGAAACGGTAGCCGGCGCGCTGGACGGTATCGTCGCTGGCGACGTGTCACACGAAACCCCGCCGGGGGAGTGGCTCGCGGACCACAGCACCGTCGCCGCATACGTCGATGTCCGTGAACGGACGCTGGCCTCACTGTACGCCACACTGGCTGACGCCGCGGGAACGACACCGCTTGGCTACTACGTCGGCGCACCGGAACCCGGCCGTGAGTGGATCGTCGGAGCCGACCTGCAAGCACTCTCGAATCACGTCGATTACTACTGTCTGCCGGCCTATGAGTCTACAAGTGACGCAGTCATAGAGGCGTACAACGCTGTGGAGACAGTAACCGATGACGTGCCACTCCACGTTGGTCTCCTGCCGGGCCATCCGGCTGTCGACGACGAGGATGCCGTGGTCGATATCGTGGAGACGCTCAACTCGAAGGGAGTGCCGCGACTGTCGTTCTATAACTACGGACTGCTTCCGGAGCAGTCACTGGGGTGGGTCGAAACAGCCATCGATGCGGTGAGCTGAGAGGGGGAGCGGTACTTTGATATCGGCTCCCGAACGACAGAAGAGCATGGAGATAACTGGCGTGTCAGCGGTAACTATAGATGTACCGTTGGCCGACTTGGATGAGCATCTCGGAATCGGACCGTACGTGACCAACCACGGGAAACTGCACTCGATGGAACGGGTCCTCGTCCGTGTCGACACAGACGAAGGGATTAGCGGCTGGGGCGAAATGCGTGTCTTCCTGTCACCTGAGGCCACCGAGTCGATCATCGAAGACGGCGTCGGACCGATGATTGAGGGCCAGTCGCCGTTCGAGATCGAGCGACTCCGTCGACAGGTGTTCGTCGAGTACACGAACGTGGATATGTTCTTTGCGGCGGTCGAAACAGCCTGCTGGGACATCGTCGGCAAAGCCCTCGACAAGCCGGTGTACGAACTGCTCGGCGGGTGGACAGCACCGACACAGGGGACGCAGCAACATCGGCAAAGCGTCGACGGCAACAGTACTGCACCCGCTGATGTCCCCGTTGCGTTCTGTCTCGGTATCCTCTCGCCCGAAGAGTCCCGTATCAAGGCACGAGAAGCCCTCGAAGCTGGCTTCACTGTCCTCAAAACGAAGGCAGGGCGGGACTGGCGACAGGACGTCGAGCGAATCAAAGCGATGCATGACGAAGTCAACGGGCAACTGGAGTTCCGACTCGACCCGAATCAGGGCTGGACGCTGGACCAAGCAGTTCGGGTCGGCGCGATGCTCGAAGATGCGGGAATCTACCTGCAGTACATGGAACAACCGATTCGAGTCGATGCACACACGTCGCTAGCTCGGCTCCGGCAGCGACTCCGACAGCCAATCGCACCGAACGAGGACACCTATATCTCGCATAATCTGCAGTCGCTCGTGGAGACTGGCGCGATGGATGTCGGCGTTATCGACCTGACTCCGGCTGGCGGTATCAGTGGGATTCGACAGCAGGCTGCCATCCTCGAAGACGCCGGAGTCCCCTTCACGCACCACTGTGCGTTCGACCTGGGGATTCGGACGGCAGCGATCCTCCACGCGTTCACCGGCATCCCGGGCTTCTCGTTGCCTCCAGACTCGACGTACTACGGCTGGGAAGCAGACGTCATCGAGACACCGTTCAGCGTCAGCGATGGCTGCCTCCCAGCCCCGGAGGGTCCCGGTCTCGGCGTCTCTATCGATATGGCCGCCATCGAGGAGTATCGAATTACATGAGCGGACAAGAGCAACATTCAAGAGGACAGGTTACGTGGGCATCGGTGTCATGGTAGAGCTATCACTAGCGAACCGACCGGCCATCGTAACTGGCGCGTCGCGGGGTATCGGGCGCGAGATCGCGGCCCGATTCTCCGAAGCGGGTGGCGATGTCGTCGTCTGCTCGCGCACCTACGAGGACGTTGAAGCGGTTGCGACGGAACTAACCAACACACACGAGGGCCGCGTCGTTCCGGTCGAGTGTGACGTCACAGACCGTGAGGCGGTTCGGGACCTCGTCGACACGACCATCGAGGAACTCGGGGACGTTCGCGTGCTTGTGAACAACGCCGGTGGCGCAGACGAGTCCGCCAATCTATTGCACCGGTGTGACGAGGAGACCTTCGAATCGATGGTCGACCTGAACCTGAAGAGCCAGTTCCTCCTGAGCAAAGCGGTACTGCCGGCGATGGTCGCCGCTGGCGGCGGATCGATAATCCATATGGGCTCGGTCAACGGCCTGTTCGGTATCGGTCTCTCCGGCTACTCCGAAGCAAAAAGCGGACTGCTGGCTCTCTCCCGAAACATCGCCGCCCACTATGGGCAACACGGGGTCCGCTCGAACGTCGTTTCAGCGGCGACCATCGAAACGGCAAACAGGCGGGCAGAGATGGAGAACACGGAGGAACGGACCGGAGAGACAAGCGCACGGGAGCGCTGGCTCGACCAGTACCCGCTCGGCCGCTTCGGCACACCGAGAGAAGTTGCTGATGCAAGCCTGTTCCTCGCTTCCGAGATGTCGAGTTTCGTTACCGGTGAGAATCTGGTACTCGACGGCGGATTGACGACGAGCCTGCCGACATCGTTCATCAACGAGATCTACGACGCGGACGATCAGCCGACAGCCAATTAACAACCATGGAAGAACTAACAACTGACGACGCACCCGACAGTATCGGCCCGTATTCACAGGGAATCGCTAGCGGCGACCGCATTTATGTTTCCGGACAGGGACCAGTCGACCCGGACACCGGCGAGGTAATCCAGGGCACCCCCGGCGAGCAGACTCGACGCACACTCCAGAACGTTGCGGCGGTGCTACAGGCCGGGGGCGCGTCGCTCGACGATGTCGTGAAGGCGACGGTATTCGTGAAGGATATGCGGTACTACGACGAGGTAAACGAGGTGTACGGTGAGCTCATGTCACCACCATATCCTGCTCGCAGCGCCGTGGAGGTCGTTAAATTGCCGGTGGATATCGACGTCGAAATAGAAGTCGTTGCAGAACGGTAGTATGTCGCACCTGATAGTGTTCGACCTCGATGGGACGCTCACTCGGCAGCGCGGTGGGTTCGAGCTATTGCACACCCTCTATGGAACGACGCCAGAAGCCGAGACACTGATGGACCATTTCGAGGCCGGAGAAATTACGTTTGCAGAGTGGTGTCGAGGAGCGGTCGACGTGTGGCGTGCGAACGATGTCACCAAGTCGGACATCGAGCGCGCGACCCGGGCTGTCAAGCCGAAAGCGGGTGCTGTCGACCTCCTCGAACACCTCCAGCAAACGGATCTCCAGTTTGGTATCCTCAGTGCTGGCGTCGCAAACCTCGCGAAGCGATTCGAGCCATACGAACCAGCATTCGTTCGCGGAAACTGGCTTCGATTTGAGGATAGCCGGATTTCGGGAATCGATGTCGGTGTTGGTCCCGATGAGAAAGGAGAATTACTGAGAGAGATTCGAACCAGGCAAAGCCCCACTTCAATCACCTATATCGGCGATTCGCACACTGATACGGAGGCGTTCGTCGAGGCAGATACAGCGATGTTGTTCGACCCGGACGAACGAATTCCTGAAAGAGCAATCGACGCAGCGGATACAATCATAGAGCGCGGAGATATGAGAGAAATGCGAAAATATATTCTGACAATCTAGTCTCATATTTCCAAGATAGCATTATATTCTCAAACGCGTACAGTTCACCAGCCGTTCTGCAATATATAGCTC
This genomic window contains:
- a CDS encoding SDR family NAD(P)-dependent oxidoreductase; its protein translation is MVELSLANRPAIVTGASRGIGREIAARFSEAGGDVVVCSRTYEDVEAVATELTNTHEGRVVPVECDVTDREAVRDLVDTTIEELGDVRVLVNNAGGADESANLLHRCDEETFESMVDLNLKSQFLLSKAVLPAMVAAGGGSIIHMGSVNGLFGIGLSGYSEAKSGLLALSRNIAAHYGQHGVRSNVVSAATIETANRRAEMENTEERTGETSARERWLDQYPLGRFGTPREVADASLFLASEMSSFVTGENLVLDGGLTTSLPTSFINEIYDADDQPTAN
- a CDS encoding MFS transporter — protein: MTPQATDSDMSDPTAETAVRTANSTWWLVAGASLISMGLAAYEIVPASVTPLIQESLRVGPTAAGLLVGVMFGTAVVVSLPAGAVLDRTDSRTAMAIAVGMLVIAGLWGWRAGRRGQYEAILASRALGGAAYVVVWNAGIDMVSRAVEGSHRATAVGIFTASGPVGFALGQGTGPLIAQRFGWSTVFLAFIAPAIAGLAVFWPASRGHGESRGDAPSLREFGAVLQSPSVWLVGALGFLGYALYLFVNSWGSSYLTQELNFSLAVSGLVVAVFPAVGVLSRISGGLISDRVFDGRRRPVVLWSFGLAAPLLLGFTQLRSLGLLVAVLLLIGFAVQLTLGLSFTYVREVVDLRVAATAVAFQTSIGLAGAFVAPIAGGIVVNRAGFEPAFLLAGAVAVAGIIVTWQAPEPGRQ
- a CDS encoding Rid family detoxifying hydrolase — translated: MEELTTDDAPDSIGPYSQGIASGDRIYVSGQGPVDPDTGEVIQGTPGEQTRRTLQNVAAVLQAGGASLDDVVKATVFVKDMRYYDEVNEVYGELMSPPYPARSAVEVVKLPVDIDVEIEVVAER
- a CDS encoding IclR family transcriptional regulator, encoding MPSQNNKTISAVETTLDILAALGKLEPVGLSDLASHLDIPTSTVFIHLNTLVQRDYVVKESGQYRRSFRFLEVGGSVRQRLDIGRLLRNKVEELSRETGEIAGAGIEENGQRVILYRSSGGKAAGDEIPIGNHTEMHWTSLGKAILAHLPVDKRNQIVAEHGLPRGTDNTLSSRSDLEAALERIRDQGYAIDDEEHLRGVRGVAVPIFNDEQDVMVSLGITGPRDRFTSGYMANLLEILRYTKNEIEVRSQYYEYSTIDG
- a CDS encoding ABC transporter ATP-binding protein, with the translated sequence MSEVTLSNVSKVYDDDVLAVEDLSLAVEDGEFVVVVGPSGCGKSTTLRMIAGLETVTDGEIAIGGDVVNDVRPQDRNIAMVFQSYALYPHMSVRENMSFGLRLSGEYDDQIEQRVTEAAELLEISDLMDDLPKQLSGGQQQRVALGRAIVRDPDVFLMDEPLSNLDAKLRTQMRTEIQRIQEELDVTTIYVTHDQTEAMTMADRIVILNQGELQQVAPPERCYDTPNNKFVAGFIGSPSMNFFEVSVTNSGGRATVHSGAVEFTLDVDIPDGEYTLGVRPEDFVAEDAGAYIDTVVDVVEPMGSDNFLYLDTAGGSKEVVARVDSEYRPERGDEIALGFHTEDMHLFDSDGERVELNQLQRTESV
- a CDS encoding ABC transporter substrate-binding protein, which codes for MQPDNNDRSVADSIDRRQLLQALGAGGAIAIAGCSGDSGSGGDGGDGDSGSGGDGSGGSTQSVQFLTMGVGDNIKQFFEENNTAFEDEHDVDVEFTSVTWDNARQTVNNRVDGGEAPDVSRWPARWIPQLVGKDALEPLDDMMDGEFGEQFYDGVAEGTMYNGSHYGVPWAASNKCLYYNKDVFETAGLDPEDPSLDSWQDMVDAATQIRDSDASVPALGLAGADAIETGSQYYHYHWSHGADLVNDEGMPVVNSSGAVDALSLYTDLHLEHGVTQSSPLSSTRQDIRQLFENGDLGMVIGHVYTGLNITAAKENGDVDFDYGIVQVPRGPAGRYSLFTIDTLAVLSQSEHKDLARDLIRFYFDEERRFQYSKQKGFLPVVEAVGERSYFSESKNWGPFVEAGQYARARPKLGNFSEFNDRMVQAIQEALADRKSPQKALNDAQSDLEDAME
- a CDS encoding mandelate racemase/muconate lactonizing enzyme family protein; this encodes MEITGVSAVTIDVPLADLDEHLGIGPYVTNHGKLHSMERVLVRVDTDEGISGWGEMRVFLSPEATESIIEDGVGPMIEGQSPFEIERLRRQVFVEYTNVDMFFAAVETACWDIVGKALDKPVYELLGGWTAPTQGTQQHRQSVDGNSTAPADVPVAFCLGILSPEESRIKAREALEAGFTVLKTKAGRDWRQDVERIKAMHDEVNGQLEFRLDPNQGWTLDQAVRVGAMLEDAGIYLQYMEQPIRVDAHTSLARLRQRLRQPIAPNEDTYISHNLQSLVETGAMDVGVIDLTPAGGISGIRQQAAILEDAGVPFTHHCAFDLGIRTAAILHAFTGIPGFSLPPDSTYYGWEADVIETPFSVSDGCLPAPEGPGLGVSIDMAAIEEYRIT
- a CDS encoding creatininase family protein codes for the protein MLYDTIGRKESEWAGMTANQIRGVGEQPGSVLVIPVGSVEQHGNHLPVVTDTLLVEAMVDTAIERLDDVPLVVTPPVWSGFSPHHLSFGGTLSLEFAHLRATLEDIAHAGIQNGFDAVLFVNGHGGNSSLIDAVVSTVGVDTDAEVLGTTYFQLAAERIEELRTTETGGMAHGGEFETSLMLALRPDLVGDPEVRDGKPLDEHYRWGGQDLLDGGNVAVYRPFDEYSTSGAIGTPKQASAETGERIRSVIGEELAALMTAIHEHNA
- a CDS encoding carbohydrate ABC transporter permease, with product MSLAEEYTEASEDSRLEQGLAYVQRNSRAYLLIAPAAVFLLAVVGYPIIETFRLSLYQSPADSNIETFVGLQHYVEIFNSDIFYRLLWQTGRWVVVGVAGKTLLGLLIAVHLKGDIRGRKFFRTAFLIPWGIPYAISAVVFRWIEHPQFGYLNAILLKLGVIEQGIGILGNPSIAWLGVVVADIWIGTPFMAIIFLAGLQSIPQELYEAAAIDGAEKWHQFRYITLPQLKSVVLIATLLSTIWTFVSFDVIWTMTGGGPISSTATLVIHIYQVGLQNGNLGRGAAYSVIGFLFLFVFAIIYLRIYTRGGDEL
- a CDS encoding carbohydrate ABC transporter permease, with the translated sequence MTMAGHDRSSLRKVRLYGVLIGLLGLMMLPFYAMFSSTLKPESEIFAAPATLVPSDPSIQAYLQVWTQTDVLLWVGNSFIISVGTVVLTLLLAIPAAYSCARNDFIGKRTFLLSVLVVQMFAPVVLIVGLFDVISQMGLFNTYLAVIVPAAAFTLPFNVWMLYGYFKTIPVALEESARIDGASQLQILTKIVLPLTKPALVASVTYTFLYAWNRLLFVLTFLTDSAKYNIPRGVFSMVGALQTDWRMMLTVSVIGIIPLLILFAFLEEYIVAGMTAGAVKE